The sequence below is a genomic window from Pleurocapsa sp. PCC 7327.
GCCTGCTAGAGGCAATAGTAATTCACGGGTAACTAATACAAATTCTGGCGGTTTGAAAGATTGGCAAAAAGCTACTATTGTTGGTAGTATAATCGGCTCTTTTGTCATGGGAGCCTCGATGGTAAATAGCTATTTCAGTCGTCAATCCGAACTACAAATATCTGCTTCAAATTCACTTAATAATTCTGAAGTTCAACCGCAAGAACACAACACTCCAGAAATTAATACTTCCCCGATCGTTCAACCGACACAACCAAGCGAATCAGAAACTGTTAATTCTCCTGCCGCACAACCGACACAACCAAGCGAATCAGAAACTGTTAATTCTCCTTCCGTTCAATCGCCCAACGATCGCAACGAGAATTCAAAAACAGGTAATTTATCTCCCAAACCGTCGTCAAGCGATCGCAACGAAAATTTAACTAATGCAATCGAGGAAAGTCAAGCTGCTCAGTTTGTCGAGAAGCTTTATGCGCTGCTTTCAGACAAAAAATTTGATGAAGCTAGACTTGCCTATGGACCTCCATTAGCTGCTCAATTCGATCCCAATTTTTTTACTCAATTTGAAAGAGTGACCGTAGAAAATCTACAGATAATTTCAAGGACGGATTCTTCGATTAATTTGATTGGCGAAAACACTTATTTTTATCCAGACGGTTCGACACAACGAGAACAAAGAACCTATACTGTTAGAAATTTAAATGGAAAGTTAAAAATTACCAATTCTAAATTTGTTAAAGTGACTAAATTTAGACAAAATTAACAATTTTCCAAATGGTTTAGGGGGTTATTATAATAAGACTCAGTAATGATAGGCGAGCTAGAAGCTCGCACTACCTACCTATTATGACTAATTAAACAGATTTGATATGACTAGCCCAATCTTATAGACAAAGCTTCTCTTGCTTGTTCTCGGTCGTCGAAATGAATTTTTTCCGTGCCGAGAATTTGATAATCTTCGTGACCTTTTCCGGCAATAACTACTCCGTCGCCTGGTTTGGCATCCTGAATCGCTTGATGAATCGCCGTAGCGCGATCGCAAATTACTATCGGTTTAACCGATGCAGGAATGCCTGCCACGATATCTTGCAAAATCCGTTTCGGGTCTTCGGTACGGGGATTATCTGAGGTAACAACCGCGACATCGGCAAGTTCTGCGGCAATTTTCCCCATAATAGGACGCTTAGTGCGATCGCGATCGCCCCCACAACCGAACACGCAAATCATCTTTCCTGAAATAAAAGGTCGTGCTGCTTTGAGTAAATTCTCCAAACTATCGGGCGTATGGGCATAATCGACGATAACGCCAATATCCTGGTTCTCGCTAATTTGTACCCTCTCCATTCGTCCGGGAACGCCAGGAAACTTGAGTAACTGTTCGATAACGATTTCTAAGTTCAAACCGAGGTGCAGGACTGCCGCGACAGCAGCGAGAAGATTGGATAAATTAAATTGACCGACTAAGGGCGATCGAAAAGAGATTTGACCTACTGGGGTATGCATGACCCCGCTTACACCTGTAGATTCATAATTGAGTTGTGCGGTGTAAAAATCAGCAGCAGGATTGCTAACGCTATAACTCCAAACCTTGTCCGAATCTAGCGCTTCTATCAAACGCTTGCCATAGGAGTCATCCAGGTTAGCGATCGCTCGACCTTTAAGATAATCGGGGCTAAATAACAATGCTTTGGCAGAAAAATAATCTTCCATGTCTTTATGGAAGTCTAGATGATCTTGAGTGAGGTTGGTAAACACGCCCACGTCAAACGAACACCCTTTCACGCGACCTTGTGCTAGTGCGTGAGAACTGACTTCCATGACTGCATATTGATTTCCTGCATCCCTAGCGGCAGCAAGTTGTGCTTGCAGTTGGGCAGCAAAAGGCGTGGTATGAACCGCAGTTTGTTGAAAACCCGCCCACCGAGTATATAGGGTTCCCAGAAGAGCAGTCGGCAATTGAGACTGATTGAAGAAAAATTCGATGAGATGGGTGATTGTGGTTTTGCCATTGGTTCCCGTCACGCCAACCATTCTTAATTGCTGGGAAGGATAACCGTAGAAAGCTGCCGATAGGTCCGCACAAGCAGAAACCGGATCGGCGACTTGGATGACGCAAGCATTAGGTGTAGGCGGGTATTTAGCGGCTGATTGAGGGCTAATTAATGCCGCGATCGCACCGGCTTCTAAGGCACTCTGCCAGAATTCTCCCCCATCTACCCGCGTTCCTGGCATGCCAATAAATAAATCTCCAAGCTGACAAGCATGGGAGTTGGTACTAATTCCTTTTACTTCTTTATCTAGTGCAGGGTGTTCGGGAATCTGAGAGATACCGGAAACCTTGGCTAACAAATCGCGCAGCTTCATCATAGCAAGACTCAGAGTGAGGATTTTTGATTTTAGATTATTAAAGAATTGTGCAAGTTCCGTCTAGTTTTATGACTCTGGCGATAAATATTTTTGTAACAATTGCTCCAATTGTTGCACGGAAGCGCGAGGAGAAGGTCGGGGCAGCGGTTTTTCGACCCCTGAAAGATTTTGACACAACACGGGAACTTCATATTGGTATGCCTCGAACCATTCTGGGCGAGTGGTAATATCTCGCACCTCTAGTTCAAAAGCGATCGCTTTTACCTGTTGTAACTTTTCCAGCAGCCCTTCACATAGATGACAACTGGGTTTGCTATATAAGATTAACTGCATTGGCTTTTTATATATATTAGGCGTTGCCTAAATGCGGGATGAATTTTATTTTGTCATGCTGAGTGCAGCCCTTCACTTCGAGAGAGGGTAAACTCCGCGAAACGAACATCTGTCGGGATTCTTTACATCCCCGCTCGAGCGGAGGACTTCCCGCTCACGGAGTTAAAATTGCTTGGGTATGTTTCTTTTAGCTTATCCCAATGATTCAACCCGTTCTTTACTTCGCCATTACTAGCCATGGTTTTGGACATGCCGTCCGCGCCTCCTCTGTTGCTGCCCAGATTAAACAGCTTTATCCCGACATCCTCCTAGTTATGGTGACGACTGCGCCTCGTTGGTTGCTAGACTCTTACATTCGGGGAGATTTTATCCATCGCCTACGCGCCTTTGACGTGGGAGTTATCCAATCGGATAGTTTGACCATGAATAAAGCTGCTACCCTGGAGAAAATGAAGCAAATTCGCGCCGAACAAAGGTCGATTATTGCCAGCGAGGTAAACTTTCTGCGCACCAATCGAGTCGGGTTAATTTTGGCAGATATTCCAGCTTTAGCTGCACCAATGGCGAAAGCGGCAGGGATTCCCTGTTGGATGATGGGCAATTTTGGCTGGGATTTTATTTATCGCAATTGGGGAGAGGAATTTACAGAAATTGCCGATTGGATTAGCGAGTGCTATCAACAGTGCGATCGCACCTTTCGCCTTCCCATGTGCGAACCGATGACTTCTTTTAACAATATTACCGATACGGGCTTAACGGGCGGTATGCCTTACTATAGCGAAACCGAACTGCGAGAAGTATTTAATCTGAAAGCACCTCGCAAGAAAACCGTTTTGCTTTCTTTTGGCGGACTGGGACTGCAACAAATTCCCTATCAAAATCTACAACAATTTCCCGATTGGCAATTCATTACCTTCGAGCGCAATGCTCCCGATTTGCCCAATTTACTGAAAATTACTGGAGAATACTATCGGCCCGTCGATTTTATGCCAATCTGCGGGCGAGTCATCTCCAAACCTGGCTATAGCACCTTTGCCGAAGCTATACGCCTGCAAGTTCCTATCATTTCCTTAACGAGAGAGGATTTTGCTGAAACCCCTTTACTCTTAGACGGGATTCAAAACTACGCCCATCATCAAATTATTGCACCAGAAGAATTCTTCCACAGTAGCTGGGAGTTTCTCCGTCGCGATCCCGATCCTCCCCTTCAATCTGCATCTCTCCCGACTGATGGAACGGAAGTCATTGCCCGCGCCGTTATCAACTATTTTAATTTAATCTTGCCTGAATAGGGATTAAGCTAGAGATGGGAGTTTTTTTAGCAAGGTTTATTAAAAGAGTAGAGCGATCGAGAACCAATGACGGTCATCCATCATATTTTTGCCCAAAAGGCACAACAGTTAGACGAAATACAACAGTCCAAAGAACACAAAAAAACCGAAGAGCTTCAAGGAATTCGTTCCTCTGCTACCCTAGAATTAGCAGCTCAGGATGTTCGCACTGTAATCGAAGAACAAAAACAGCAAAGCCATCTTTTGACCACTAAGCTAAATATTTTATTTGTTGTCAATGGTGCTTTACTAACTTGTTTAACTATTACTCGGTTGGTCTTACAACCCAGTGTATTTAGTTTTGGAGAAATTCTGGGATTTTTTATTAATTTCTCGTTGCTAATTAATGCTTTTCTGCCTCGCCAAGTAGCAGTTAGTCCCAATTTAGGAGATACAAAATTTTTGGAGAGATATCTTGCTTTAGCACCTGAAGAATATAAATTGCAAATGATAGTCAATCAGGTAGCAACCTACAATACTAATAAACAGCGACTCGATGATATTTCACAGTCTTTAACTTATTCAGCTTATGTAACTTGGACGATAGCTTTTATAATCTTATTGCATATGGTGTCATTTTCTTTTGCCTGAAGAATATAAGAGAATAAATCGATAGGAATAGCTTACAAGTATGACTTCCAAATTTACTCATACCAACTCGGAAAAAGATGTCAGTAAGGAATCGGAAGAGATAACTTCTGCATCTGTAGAGGAGGTTGTATCTGTAGAACCAGTTAAATCGACACCAACAGAAACTCCGGAAAATCGCATCGAGTTACCCAAACCCGATGCCGAAAATATAACAGTGTTGACTGATAAGTTACCAAATAAGCCAATTTTGCCTTGGAATCGCTATGATTCTCCTTGGGAAGAGTCAGTAAATGAAGAAGAAACGGGATCGAATTCTCCTGAGAATGCAGCAGAAATTTCTGAGGGAGCGGCATTAAAAAATTCTACCGAGACAGAAACAGGCAACACAGTAACGGATAAAACTGAGTCCGACGAAGTGGATTGAAGAAGTCAGAAGGCAGGAGAGTGAGGAGAGTAGGGGGATGAGGGAAGTGTGGAGGGAGTGGGAGACTGGGAAGAAGACATACTACTAATCACTAACTACTAACTCTCACCAATCCAAAATCAAAAATTAAATGAATCACTATCAAAAAATTCTCTCAATCCAAACTACGGGAAAATCTCTACATAAAATCACCCATAAAGTAGAAGCGATTGTCACTCAATCGGGAATCAAAACGGGATTGTGTACGCTTTTTGTCCGGCATACTTCTGCTTCTCTAGTGATTCAAGAAAATGCCGATCCCGACGTGTTGAAAGATTTAGCCAACTTTTTTGCTAGATTAGTGCCTGAAGACCCTACGCTTTACATTCATAATGCTGAGGGACCCGACGACATGCCAGCGCATATTCGCTCGGCACTAACCCATACTTCAGAACAGATTCCCATCGCCAGAGGAAAATTAGTTTTAGGGACTTGGCAGGGAATTTATTTATGGGAGCATCGTCAATGGAGCCATCACAGAGAAGTTGTAGTACATATTAGCGGAAAATGAACGATCGCAGAATTATTCGCACCGATAACGCACCCGCACCCGTTGGTCCCTACAATCAGGCAATCGCAGCTAGCGGTCAAATGCTGTTTGTAGCAGGACAAATTCCCCTCGATCCTCAAACTGGAGACATTGTAGGAGCGGGAGATGTCGCCAAGCAAACGCAACAAGTAATGGCAAACCTGGAAGCCATTCTCAAAGCAGCGGGTGCCAGTTGGGAAGATGTAGTGAAAACGACCGTCTTCCTGACCGACTTACAGAATTTTGCCGCCATGAATCAAGTTTATGGCGGGTACTTCAGCAAAGGCAATGCCCCCGCACGTGCCTGCGTCGAGGTTTCTCGCTTACCTAAAGATGTTTTGGTAGAAATCGAGTGCATCGCCGTTGTCGGGACTCGATGAAGGCGATAGCGAACCATTTTTTGTAGGCGAGAATTGACCTGCGATCCCAACAAAAACTCTGCTATCTAGAAGACAGTTGAAATTTGGACACCATACCATTTTTCAAAAGTAATGACAGAGATAGTTGATTGCCCTCACCCCCAACCCCTCTCCCAATTTGGGAGAGGGGTGAAGAATGTTGATCGCGACTAATGAAAATTGGTTAGAACTGGAAGTAGTGCATTAATTGAGAGATTAATCGACTATCTAAAACAAGTCGGCGCTGTAGATCGGCTAAATTGCGATAAACGCCATTTTCTTGTCGATTTTGAATGATTAATTCAGCTAAAGAAGGTTCGAGACAGGGAATTTGCTCGAGTTGTTCTGTCGAGGCAGTATTGGGATTGATGCGCCTAGGAGTTAAGAGACTTTCCGGATCGCAATAGCCGAAGTATAAGATAGGTTTGAGGGGTTGGAGACGTTGTACGGGTACGTTAATAGCTGCGGCAATATCTTCTAGGCAGAGAAACTGAACTCCCATGCTCGTCAGTTCTGCTAACGTTCGTGCTTGGTGGATAGAAATACCAGGCAATCTGAGCCAATCATCGACGCTGGCATGGTTAGCATCGATTTGAATGCCAAGTTCGATCGCGACCACAACTTCTTCGAGAGATTGAAAGCGATAGTAGGGATCGCTCAAAATTTTAGCGCGGATTTTTTGCCAATTCGGGTTCAGCCATTTCATGCAATGCGATCGAGCAGTTGGCGGCGTTTTTGTTCAAATTCGTATTCCGATACTAATCCATCTTCGCGCAGGCGATCGAGTTCCCGCAACGCTTCGGCAACTGCGCCGATTTGCGAAGGAGCGAATCCGCCTAAATTAGTGCTAGCGATGGGCTGGTTATTGAACTGACAATTAAATTGCTCTGAATCTTGCACTAAATACCATACCGCATCGATCGCACTGGCAATTCGCGGAATTGGCGTACTCCATAACAGAAGATAAATTACTCCCCATAGCGGCTGTCCTAGATAAAATTTATGCACTCCCGCGATCGGTATTGGCAAAACTGTCGCTAATAGTGCCAGGATAACGGCGACTTGGCGACTCTTAGGCTGGTTGAGTAGTTTCCCGACAAATTTCATGAACCCTCATGTCTCAAAGCGATCTTAATTAATAACTTTAACGCTTTTGGGCAAGACAAAATCGGCGAGTAGTGCGAGCTTCTAGCTCGCTATTTCCTTAAAAGCGAGCTAGAAGCTCGCACTCCCTAACTCCCTTATCTAGGACTGCTATGGCAGCCTCACTCAAACAGTAAATTTGGCAGAAAATAGACTAAATTGGGAAAAATCATCACTAGAAGCATGACTGCCAACTGTAGAGCCATGTAGGGATACATGCCAGCAAAGATCTGATTAATCGTAATGTGTTTCGGGGCAACTCCCTTAAGATAAAAAGCTGACATGGCCACAGGTGGGGATAAAAAAGAGGTTTGTAGATTCAGTGCGTTCAAAATCCCAAACATCAGCGGATCGATATCGAACCGATCTAGCAAGGGCAAAAAGATAGGCATGAAAATTACAATAATTTCCGTCCATTCCAGGGGCCAACCTAGTAGGAAAATAATAATCAAGACGACGATCAGAAATAAGGTTGGCGGTAAGCCCAACCCCGTTACAAACTGCTCGATCGCGCTCGAACCGCCCAACAAAGCAAACACGGCGGCAAAGATGCTAGAACCGATAAATAACCAGCAAACCATTGCCGAAGAACGCATGCTCAAATAGACGGATTCTTTGAGATTTTGAAAGGTTAGCTGGCGATGGAAAGCTGCTAGCACTAAGCCACCAATCGCACCTACGGCAGCCGCTTCGGTGGGCGTGGCGATCCCGAAGAGAATTGCCCCTAAAACAGACAAGATCAGGACTGTAATTGGCAAGAAGGAGGTAGCTAACATCCGCAAGAGCTTCGGCAGGGGAACGGTGCGCTCTTCTTTAGGGAGCGCTGGTCCCAAGTTGGGGTTCGTGTAGACTCGAACCAATAGATAGATTAAGTAAGATAGCGACAACAATAAACCGGGAATGAACGCTCCCGCATAGAGTTTGGGCACGGAAACGCCCGCCGTAGCTCCGTAGAGAATCAACAAGACGCTAGGAGGAATCAAAATTCCCAACGTTCCCCCGGCGGCAATGATCCCCGTGGAGAATTTAACCTCATAGTTGGCACGCAGCATTGCGGGTAGCGCCAGCAAGCCCATCAGAGTAACGGCAGCGCCGACGATGCCAGTCGCCGTCGCAAAAATCGTGCAAGTCAGCAAGGTTGCGATCGCAAGCGATCCCCGAATCGGTCCCATCACAAGCTGAATGCTTCTGAATAAGTCATCCAAGATGCCAGCCCGCTCGATAATGTAACCCATGAAGATAAACAGCGGGATCGCAAGCAAAACATCGTTGGTCATAACTCCATAGGTACGCTGTACCAAAAGCTCGAACACGAGCGGTCCAGCGCCGATGAAGCCAAAAATCACGCCTAAGCCCATGAGGGTAAAAGCGGTAGGAAAACCCAGCAAAATCGCCAATACCATTACGATCAGCATGATAACGCCGAGAACTTCTTGACTCATAGCTGGCTCTCCTTGGTCAATTTGCTTTCCGTTTCCTCAACATCGGCGAGGCGTTCGGGCCAAGCGCCCGTCCTCAGAGCTTGAATGCAGCGAATAATTTCCGCAATGCCCTGAAGAAGCAGTAAAATGCCAGCCACCGGGATAACCGTCTTAAAGGGATAGATAGGCGTTCCCACCGTCGTGACGCTAGACTTTTCCTGAATGCTCCAGGAATCTGCGGCAAAGTCGAATCCATACCAGACCAGCGCTAGAACGCCGGGGATGAAGAACAGGAAATAGAGCGCTAAATCCAAAGCGGCTTGCGCTCGCACGGGCAGGCTGCGGTGAAACATATCTCCTCTGACGTGACCGTTGCGAGCCAACGTGTAGGCTCCACCCATCATGATAAAGGTGCCGTACATGATGTAGCTCGAATCTACCGACCAGTCTAGCGGCACCCTAAAGACGTAACGGGCAATGACACTGTAGGCAGTCACGACTGTCAAAGTCAAAATCAACCAAGAGAAGATTTTCCCAATCCAGGTATTCAAGCGATCGATCCAAAATAAAAAGGGTCTCACGAATGCCTCCTAGAAGATGTCTCAAGCCTTCAACCCGTGCGATTGTCCTAGGTACTGACTCTATTGATAGCAAGGAGTCTTGCTACGCTTGCGCTTCTTTAAAGAAATGATCGTAAGCAGTTTTGTTCTCAACCATAATTTCTAGGCGACTGGATGCAACTCGCTTAGCCCAAGCCCGTTGAGAATCAATGACTTTCTTGAAGAAGGGATCGGCTGATTCTTTTGCAATTACTTTATCCCAGGCTTGGAGTTGAGCCTCCAAAACCGATTTAGGAGTTATAAAGACTTTAACGCCATTCTTCTCAATTGTTTCGAGGTCTTTGCTATTGCGATCCATCATCTTCCAGGTAAAGTCGGCAGATTGAGCCATGGTGGCATACTTGATAATGGCTTGTAAGTCCGGCGGCAGGCTGTCGTACTTGCTCTTGTTCATCTGAAGTTCCAGCATCTCAACGGGTTGGTGATAGGACTGTAACATCAAGACTTTGCGAACGTCTGGAAATCCCAGTCCTTCATCGGAAGAGGGATTGCTGAACTCGGCTGCGTCAATTACTCCCCGCTCTAGGCTGGAAACAATTTCACCGCCTGGAATAAACTGGGATGCGGCTCCCATATCCTTAAAAACGTCGAGAGCAATTCCAGCGGTACGATACTTCAAGCCTTTGAAATCCTCTGGTGCTTTAACCTGTTGCTTAAACCAACCCAAGGGTTGAGTTGGTACGGGCCCGTGGAAAAAGGAAATAACGTTCTTTTTAAGTTTTGTCTGGAGCAGCTCGTTGTACAGCTCTTGACCGCCGCCATAGTGAATCCACCCCAGCATCATCTCGGCATCCATCCCAAAAGAGGGACCCGTTCCAAATAAGCTTGCCGCCTTATTTAAGCCAAACCAATAGGCTGGGAAGGCATGTCCGCCATCTAAGGTTCCTTTATCTACTGCTTCTATCAACTGAGTGGCACTGGCAACCGATCCTGCTGGTAGGATGTTAATTTTTAGCCGTCCACCAGACATTACCTCAACTTTCTTGCCCCAATCGAGGAAGATTTCGTGGAAGATATCTTTAGTTGGCCAGCTACTTTGCATCCTCAAAGTAATAGTTTCTCCGGTTGCAGGACTATTTGTAGTCGATTGAGTGGTTTGAGCAGGTTTATTTTGCCCGTTTTGTACGGCACCACTGCACGCTGCTACAAGAGCACCTACTGCACCTGCTGGAATTAGCTTCAATAATTTTCGGCGAACTGATTGAATAGACATGGCTTTTTCTCGGAAAAATAGCTATCAACAAGGACAAAACGGTCTGGATTCAAACTTTTTTGTCAAAATGAATTTCCAGTGTTTTTAGATAATCTAGTACGCTGCCAAATCGATCGGGTTATCGAGGTGGACGTATTGCGTCAATAGCGATTTAAGAAACTCGAAAATATGCATCATAACTATCGATCGCGTTGTAACTGTACGGTCTAACTCTGCAATTTTTGGCATCTACTGGATGAAAGCAGTTGAATGCCGCGTTAGGTTTGAATTTTACCGTATCAATGCAACAAAAATAGGCGATCGCTCCCAAAAAGTTTTTTTAAAATTCAATATTCTCTAACGTCTCCAATGGCAAATTCTTTCTTGTTTTCTCCTTGTAACATCTCTATCGATCGATTCATTGTTGTTGTCCGATCGCAAAAAAAGATTCACATTTATAGCGATATTCGAGCGCGATCGCCAACCGATAAAAAACCTTTTCTAAGGAAAACAATCTCAATTTTATCGGCTCGATCACTTCCTTAACTTGAGCGATTTTTTTTGCATAATTCTAATCTCTCTTTTGCGATCGCAATTCGCTGGCGGCAGTTCCCCAACAAGTCATCAATCTTGGCATTGCTTTCTAACTCCCATGCCCTTACT
It includes:
- a CDS encoding UDP-N-acetylmuramoyl-L-alanyl-D-glutamate--2,6-diaminopimelate ligase, with the translated sequence MKLRDLLAKVSGISQIPEHPALDKEVKGISTNSHACQLGDLFIGMPGTRVDGGEFWQSALEAGAIAALISPQSAAKYPPTPNACVIQVADPVSACADLSAAFYGYPSQQLRMVGVTGTNGKTTITHLIEFFFNQSQLPTALLGTLYTRWAGFQQTAVHTTPFAAQLQAQLAAARDAGNQYAVMEVSSHALAQGRVKGCSFDVGVFTNLTQDHLDFHKDMEDYFSAKALLFSPDYLKGRAIANLDDSYGKRLIEALDSDKVWSYSVSNPAADFYTAQLNYESTGVSGVMHTPVGQISFRSPLVGQFNLSNLLAAVAAVLHLGLNLEIVIEQLLKFPGVPGRMERVQISENQDIGVIVDYAHTPDSLENLLKAARPFISGKMICVFGCGGDRDRTKRPIMGKIAAELADVAVVTSDNPRTEDPKRILQDIVAGIPASVKPIVICDRATAIHQAIQDAKPGDGVVIAGKGHEDYQILGTEKIHFDDREQAREALSIRLG
- a CDS encoding glutaredoxin family protein is translated as MQLILYSKPSCHLCEGLLEKLQQVKAIAFELEVRDITTRPEWFEAYQYEVPVLCQNLSGVEKPLPRPSPRASVQQLEQLLQKYLSPES
- a CDS encoding secondary thiamine-phosphate synthase enzyme YjbQ encodes the protein MNHYQKILSIQTTGKSLHKITHKVEAIVTQSGIKTGLCTLFVRHTSASLVIQENADPDVLKDLANFFARLVPEDPTLYIHNAEGPDDMPAHIRSALTHTSEQIPIARGKLVLGTWQGIYLWEHRQWSHHREVVVHISGK
- a CDS encoding RidA family protein is translated as MNDRRIIRTDNAPAPVGPYNQAIAASGQMLFVAGQIPLDPQTGDIVGAGDVAKQTQQVMANLEAILKAAGASWEDVVKTTVFLTDLQNFAAMNQVYGGYFSKGNAPARACVEVSRLPKDVLVEIECIAVVGTR
- a CDS encoding ComEA family DNA-binding protein, which codes for MKWLNPNWQKIRAKILSDPYYRFQSLEEVVVAIELGIQIDANHASVDDWLRLPGISIHQARTLAELTSMGVQFLCLEDIAAAINVPVQRLQPLKPILYFGYCDPESLLTPRRINPNTASTEQLEQIPCLEPSLAELIIQNRQENGVYRNLADLQRRLVLDSRLISQLMHYFQF
- a CDS encoding NINE protein → MKFVGKLLNQPKSRQVAVILALLATVLPIPIAGVHKFYLGQPLWGVIYLLLWSTPIPRIASAIDAVWYLVQDSEQFNCQFNNQPIASTNLGGFAPSQIGAVAEALRELDRLREDGLVSEYEFEQKRRQLLDRIA
- a CDS encoding TRAP transporter large permease subunit yields the protein MSQEVLGVIMLIVMVLAILLGFPTAFTLMGLGVIFGFIGAGPLVFELLVQRTYGVMTNDVLLAIPLFIFMGYIIERAGILDDLFRSIQLVMGPIRGSLAIATLLTCTIFATATGIVGAAVTLMGLLALPAMLRANYEVKFSTGIIAAGGTLGILIPPSVLLILYGATAGVSVPKLYAGAFIPGLLLSLSYLIYLLVRVYTNPNLGPALPKEERTVPLPKLLRMLATSFLPITVLILSVLGAILFGIATPTEAAAVGAIGGLVLAAFHRQLTFQNLKESVYLSMRSSAMVCWLFIGSSIFAAVFALLGGSSAIEQFVTGLGLPPTLFLIVVLIIIFLLGWPLEWTEIIVIFMPIFLPLLDRFDIDPLMFGILNALNLQTSFLSPPVAMSAFYLKGVAPKHITINQIFAGMYPYMALQLAVMLLVMIFPNLVYFLPNLLFE
- a CDS encoding TRAP transporter small permease subunit produces the protein MRPFLFWIDRLNTWIGKIFSWLILTLTVVTAYSVIARYVFRVPLDWSVDSSYIMYGTFIMMGGAYTLARNGHVRGDMFHRSLPVRAQAALDLALYFLFFIPGVLALVWYGFDFAADSWSIQEKSSVTTVGTPIYPFKTVIPVAGILLLLQGIAEIIRCIQALRTGAWPERLADVEETESKLTKESQL
- a CDS encoding TRAP transporter substrate-binding protein: MSIQSVRRKLLKLIPAGAVGALVAACSGAVQNGQNKPAQTTQSTTNSPATGETITLRMQSSWPTKDIFHEIFLDWGKKVEVMSGGRLKINILPAGSVASATQLIEAVDKGTLDGGHAFPAYWFGLNKAASLFGTGPSFGMDAEMMLGWIHYGGGQELYNELLQTKLKKNVISFFHGPVPTQPLGWFKQQVKAPEDFKGLKYRTAGIALDVFKDMGAASQFIPGGEIVSSLERGVIDAAEFSNPSSDEGLGFPDVRKVLMLQSYHQPVEMLELQMNKSKYDSLPPDLQAIIKYATMAQSADFTWKMMDRNSKDLETIEKNGVKVFITPKSVLEAQLQAWDKVIAKESADPFFKKVIDSQRAWAKRVASSRLEIMVENKTAYDHFFKEAQA